The following are encoded together in the Oceanobacillus zhaokaii genome:
- a CDS encoding YfcC family protein: protein MLAEKVENQEPNNKGKSKIPHTFIILFGIIVFLAIMTYFIPAGEYDRETNEDGRTLVINGTYHATDVSPAGFLDIFTAVFDGMVQSADIIFLLFIVGGSFGILTSTGAIEGLFNRLITKLKGNEIYLIPILITFFAVCGATFGMAEESIPYLIILLPFLLKLGFDRIIAVAAPMIGTALGYAGGVTNPFNVGVAQGIAELPLFSGMFVRIVLLAILIIITNIYVMRYARKILKSPEKSLVYSDKQLISEDENPTFSHQLTKSNGVILIIFLLTILIIPFGIINYGWYMKEIASLFLIMGVIVGIIAKMKYNQIAESFTKGCNDMVVAALAVGLAHGAVVILENANAIDTIVYSLSGLIEGLPSTFAVAGIYGVQNVINYIVSSGSGQAALTMPLIAPLADLLEVNRQTAVLAFQIGDGISNALTPTNGQLMASLAIAGLSWVKWARFLIPLLIILYIVGLIYLLFIHLFVWV, encoded by the coding sequence ATGTTAGCTGAAAAAGTAGAGAATCAGGAACCAAACAATAAGGGAAAGTCAAAAATACCACATACCTTTATTATCTTATTTGGTATTATTGTTTTCTTAGCAATTATGACTTATTTCATTCCAGCTGGTGAATATGACCGAGAAACGAATGAAGATGGAAGAACGCTTGTTATAAATGGGACATATCATGCAACCGATGTAAGTCCAGCAGGCTTCCTGGATATCTTCACCGCTGTATTTGATGGAATGGTTCAAAGTGCAGATATCATCTTTTTATTGTTTATTGTTGGTGGATCATTTGGAATTTTAACAAGTACTGGTGCGATTGAAGGTTTGTTTAACAGGTTAATAACAAAGCTAAAAGGGAATGAAATTTATTTAATCCCTATATTAATAACGTTTTTTGCTGTCTGTGGGGCAACTTTTGGTATGGCTGAAGAGAGTATCCCATACTTAATTATACTTTTACCTTTCCTGCTTAAACTGGGATTTGACCGAATCATTGCAGTGGCTGCCCCCATGATTGGTACGGCCCTTGGATATGCGGGAGGCGTTACAAATCCATTTAATGTTGGGGTGGCACAAGGTATTGCAGAATTACCATTGTTCTCAGGAATGTTCGTGCGAATTGTTTTATTAGCAATCTTGATTATTATTACAAATATTTATGTCATGCGATATGCTAGAAAGATACTGAAAAGTCCTGAGAAAAGTCTTGTATATAGTGATAAACAATTAATTTCAGAAGATGAAAACCCAACTTTTAGTCATCAATTAACAAAAAGTAATGGAGTTATTTTGATTATTTTTCTTCTTACGATATTAATCATTCCTTTTGGTATCATCAATTATGGATGGTATATGAAGGAAATCGCTTCCCTATTTTTAATCATGGGTGTCATTGTAGGGATCATTGCCAAAATGAAGTATAATCAGATAGCCGAATCATTTACAAAGGGATGTAATGATATGGTTGTAGCAGCATTGGCTGTTGGTTTAGCGCATGGTGCAGTCGTCATCTTGGAAAATGCAAATGCGATTGATACGATCGTCTACTCGTTATCTGGTTTAATTGAAGGCCTTCCGTCAACATTTGCAGTAGCTGGGATCTATGGTGTGCAGAATGTTATCAACTATATTGTTAGTTCAGGAAGTGGACAAGCTGCATTAACGATGCCGCTCATAGCGCCGTTAGCTGATTTGCTTGAAGTAAACAGGCAAACTGCCGTACTGGCTTTTCAAATAGGCGATGGGATTTCCAATGCACTTACACCTACCAATGGTCAACTGATGGCCAGTTTGGCAATTGCTGGATTATCCTGGGTTAAGTGGGCAAGATTTCTTATTCCATTATTAATCATCCTTTATATTGTTGGTTTAATTTACCTTCTATTTATCCATTTATTTGTATGGGTTTAA
- a CDS encoding aminoacyl-histidine dipeptidase, translated as MYDSLQKLNEIPVFHFFSEISQIPRGSGNEKEISDYFVRFARKRELEVIQDEALNVIIKKPPTAGYEHGPTVIIQGHMDMVCEKNVGTIHDFNKDPLKLRIKDDMLYATDTTLGADNGVAVAYALALLDAANKPHPALEIVITTEEETTMKGALSVDPGLLEGKIFVNIDSEEDNKLLVSGAGGLQTILEIPLIEEPTHEDYVSYNLSVKGLIGGHSGIEIDQERGNAIKLIGRLLYDLSTNVNFVIQHVRGGMASNAIPRETTVTIALPEGEVGLLHREIQTWTNTLKNEFAISDPDVFIELKQAEDSLSTCFSEETKRKVITSLFVLPNGIQSMSMDLKGLVESSLNVGKVDTTKTSIIIESDVRSSVKSRKYAITDQCRLIAESLDCNFRVTSDYPEWPYNPDSAIRKLFEKVYYEREGKNIEVTSVHAGIECGIFIEKIPGLDAISIGPDIFDVHTPNEHVSIPSMLNNWEYFLAVLKEMK; from the coding sequence ATGTACGATAGTTTACAAAAACTAAATGAGATACCCGTATTTCATTTCTTTTCCGAAATATCCCAAATACCGAGAGGCTCTGGAAACGAAAAAGAAATTAGTGATTACTTCGTCCGCTTTGCCAGGAAGCGTGAATTAGAAGTAATTCAGGATGAGGCATTAAATGTTATTATCAAAAAACCTCCTACAGCAGGATATGAACATGGACCGACAGTAATTATCCAAGGACATATGGATATGGTGTGTGAGAAAAATGTGGGAACAATTCATGATTTTAATAAAGACCCTTTAAAGCTACGAATCAAAGACGATATGTTATATGCGACAGATACAACGCTCGGAGCAGATAATGGTGTAGCGGTCGCGTATGCATTAGCATTACTGGATGCTGCGAATAAACCGCATCCAGCCCTCGAAATTGTCATTACGACAGAGGAAGAAACAACAATGAAGGGTGCATTATCCGTTGATCCTGGCCTTTTGGAAGGAAAAATTTTTGTAAATATTGATTCAGAGGAAGACAATAAACTGTTGGTCAGTGGTGCAGGGGGTTTACAGACAATTTTAGAAATACCGCTAATAGAAGAACCTACACATGAGGATTACGTGAGTTATAATCTATCGGTGAAAGGTTTAATTGGTGGACATTCCGGAATTGAAATTGATCAGGAACGAGGAAATGCGATTAAACTAATCGGACGCCTGTTGTATGACCTGTCGACTAATGTTAATTTTGTAATCCAACATGTGCGTGGCGGTATGGCATCTAATGCAATCCCTCGTGAAACAACCGTTACCATCGCTTTGCCAGAAGGTGAAGTCGGTCTATTGCATAGAGAAATACAAACATGGACGAATACGCTTAAAAACGAATTTGCTATTTCTGACCCTGATGTTTTCATTGAACTGAAGCAAGCAGAAGACTCCTTGTCGACATGTTTTTCAGAGGAAACAAAACGTAAGGTAATAACATCTCTCTTTGTCTTACCAAATGGAATCCAAAGCATGAGTATGGATTTGAAAGGGCTAGTAGAGAGCTCACTTAATGTAGGTAAAGTGGATACAACTAAAACCTCAATTATAATAGAAAGTGATGTAAGAAGTTCAGTGAAAAGCCGCAAATATGCGATTACTGATCAATGTCGATTGATTGCTGAAAGCTTAGATTGCAATTTTAGAGTTACTTCTGATTATCCAGAATGGCCATACAATCCTGATTCCGCAATACGCAAATTATTTGAAAAGGTATATTATGAAAGAGAAGGAAAAAATATTGAAGTTACTTCAGTGCATGCAGGGATAGAGTGCGGTATTTTTATCGAAAAAATCCCCGGATTAGACGCTATTTCTATTGGTCCCGATATTTTTGATGTACATACTCCAAATGAGCATGTCAGTATACCATCAATGTTGAATAACTGGGAATATTTCCTAGCCGTTCTTAAAGAAATGAAATAG
- a CDS encoding alpha/beta-type small acid-soluble spore protein: MGKNELSEFKGRVMKAKGYMIDNGIPDAVKYEVAKEQGVPLKEGYNGHLTSEQAGKVGGPIGGNMVKEMVRMAQEQMKKK, from the coding sequence ATGGGAAAAAATGAGTTAAGCGAGTTTAAAGGACGCGTCATGAAAGCGAAAGGGTACATGATCGACAATGGGATTCCGGATGCGGTCAAATACGAGGTTGCAAAAGAGCAAGGAGTCCCGTTAAAGGAAGGCTACAATGGACACCTAACCTCCGAACAAGCGGGGAAAGTTGGTGGTCCAATTGGAGGAAACATGGTGAAAGAAATGGTGAGGATGGCACAGGAACAAATGAAAAAGAAATAA
- a CDS encoding alpha/beta fold hydrolase: protein MGYYVTVESGIKLYVEDINPEGSKKIVFLHGWPLSHKQFEYQFDVLPFMGYRCIGIDWRGFGKSDKPIGGYNFDRLSDDIRAVVDVLQLDNFTLVGHSTGGAIAIRYMSRHNGYGVSNLVLVDAAAPIGFSKETATRFLTQALNDRPKMMREVTDNFFFQYITSSFSEWFFQLGLEAAGWSTAAIIITLRDEKLYADLQKILVPTLIVHGVHDKVIPFAQANELNQQIKNSQLVPFHYSGHGLFWEERNKFNELLREFIG from the coding sequence GTGGGATATTATGTTACTGTAGAATCAGGCATAAAATTATATGTAGAAGATATAAATCCCGAGGGAAGTAAGAAGATAGTGTTTTTACATGGTTGGCCGTTAAGCCATAAACAGTTTGAATATCAATTTGATGTTCTTCCCTTTATGGGTTACCGTTGTATCGGTATTGACTGGAGAGGGTTTGGGAAGTCGGATAAGCCAATAGGTGGATACAATTTTGACAGATTGTCAGATGATATACGAGCAGTAGTTGATGTACTTCAATTAGATAATTTCACTCTTGTAGGTCACTCAACAGGTGGAGCAATTGCGATTCGGTATATGTCCCGACATAATGGTTACGGAGTATCCAACCTTGTACTAGTAGACGCTGCAGCCCCTATAGGATTTTCTAAAGAAACTGCAACTAGATTCCTTACTCAAGCGTTAAATGACCGCCCTAAGATGATGCGAGAAGTGACAGACAACTTTTTCTTTCAATATATAACAAGCTCATTCTCTGAGTGGTTTTTTCAATTGGGCTTAGAGGCAGCAGGGTGGTCAACGGCGGCAATCATAATTACACTAAGAGATGAGAAGCTTTATGCAGATTTGCAAAAAATACTTGTCCCTACCTTAATAGTTCATGGTGTTCACGACAAAGTTATTCCGTTTGCACAAGCAAATGAACTGAATCAACAAATAAAAAATTCACAGCTTGTTCCGTTTCATTACAGTGGTCACGGTCTTTTCTGGGAAGAACGTAACAAGTTTAACGAGCTATTAAGGGAATTTATTGGTTGA
- the hpaB gene encoding 4-hydroxyphenylacetate 3-monooxygenase, oxygenase component, translating to MGAINGTDYIKRLNQLDTEIWLDGKRIEGKISEHPAFKGILQTKAALYNMQHDSEIKDEMTFHSPETGESVGLSFLQPKTKDDLIRRRKASEHWARQTGGLLGRSPDYLNSALMSFASSSPLLRGRVNCFPENLQSLYELAMKKDLSFAHTFVSPQVNRSDSYLESSEEEPVAARVIDRNDDGIVIKGARLLATQGGLTDEVLVFSIPKFLLDEDEAFAFSIPSDAKGLKFICRESFVGGDSFFNHPLSSRFEEMDTILVFDNVLVPWDRVFYYDNAIAAADLSFQSSFNSFTIHQVVTRQIVKTEFILGLAELLVQTINVSEYQHIQEKLSEIIIGLETMKALLEKSENDAALDQWGTMRPNIVPLQVANSIFPKIYPRFIEIIQLIGASGLVGLPTENAFNSSIRADLDQYLQSATKNAEDRVKIFRLAWDLTMSSFGTRQTQYERYFFGDPIRSSSRLYKAYPLTDYVNEVSNFLDQETGE from the coding sequence ATGGGAGCTATTAATGGGACGGATTATATTAAACGCTTAAATCAGCTGGATACTGAAATTTGGCTGGATGGGAAAAGGATTGAGGGAAAAATCTCTGAGCACCCTGCATTCAAAGGAATTCTTCAGACAAAGGCTGCCCTATATAATATGCAGCATGATTCTGAAATTAAAGATGAGATGACTTTCCATTCACCAGAAACGGGGGAATCTGTTGGGCTTTCCTTCTTGCAGCCCAAAACGAAGGATGACTTAATAAGAAGACGAAAGGCCAGTGAGCACTGGGCCAGACAAACAGGTGGCTTGTTAGGAAGAAGTCCCGATTACCTCAATTCCGCTTTAATGAGTTTCGCCTCTTCTTCTCCCTTATTAAGAGGAAGAGTCAATTGTTTTCCAGAAAATCTCCAATCCCTATATGAATTGGCGATGAAAAAAGACCTTTCATTCGCCCATACATTTGTCTCACCCCAAGTAAATCGTTCCGACTCATATTTAGAATCATCTGAAGAAGAACCTGTTGCTGCCCGGGTGATTGACCGAAATGATGATGGTATAGTAATTAAAGGCGCACGCCTCTTAGCTACTCAAGGCGGATTAACCGACGAAGTATTAGTTTTTAGTATTCCTAAATTTTTGCTAGATGAAGATGAAGCATTCGCTTTTTCCATTCCATCAGATGCGAAGGGTTTAAAATTTATTTGCAGAGAGTCATTTGTTGGTGGAGATTCTTTTTTTAATCACCCTTTAAGCTCTCGATTCGAAGAAATGGATACCATTCTTGTTTTCGACAATGTACTCGTTCCGTGGGATCGAGTATTCTATTATGACAATGCTATAGCAGCTGCAGATCTCTCATTCCAAAGTTCTTTTAACAGTTTTACGATCCATCAAGTCGTGACCAGACAAATTGTCAAAACAGAATTCATTTTAGGTCTGGCTGAGCTTCTTGTACAGACTATTAACGTGAGCGAGTATCAACATATTCAAGAAAAGCTGTCAGAGATCATCATTGGACTTGAAACAATGAAGGCTCTGTTAGAAAAGTCTGAGAATGATGCAGCATTAGACCAGTGGGGAACAATGCGGCCGAATATTGTTCCGCTTCAGGTTGCCAATAGCATCTTCCCTAAAATTTATCCCCGCTTCATTGAAATTATTCAATTAATTGGGGCTAGCGGACTCGTTGGTCTGCCTACTGAAAACGCATTTAATTCCTCAATTCGAGCCGATCTCGACCAATATCTTCAATCAGCAACCAAAAACGCAGAGGATCGAGTGAAGATATTTAGATTAGCCTGGGACCTGACAATGAGTTCATTTGGAACGAGACAAACCCAATATGAAAGGTACTTTTTTGGAGACCCCATCCGATCATCAAGCCGTCTATACAAAGCATATCCACTTACTGATTATGTAAATGAAGTTAGCAATTTCTTAGACCAGGAAACTGGAGAATAA
- a CDS encoding GNAT family N-acetyltransferase, translated as MNLQITKELNKKAKQYIDDELYKFNLKHLPEDLGGRYEEINLFLKDENGFVFGGILAEVCWNWLEIQTFMIDENIRKLGFGTKLLLEIEKIAIEKECDFIKVDTLSFQALGFYEKNGYQMFGCLDNVGRDYKHYYLKKDLKNF; from the coding sequence ATGAATTTGCAAATTACTAAAGAACTAAATAAAAAGGCTAAACAATATATTGATGATGAACTTTATAAGTTTAATTTAAAGCATTTGCCAGAAGATTTAGGAGGCAGGTACGAAGAAATCAATTTATTTTTGAAGGACGAAAATGGCTTTGTATTTGGAGGAATACTTGCTGAAGTGTGTTGGAACTGGTTAGAAATTCAAACCTTTATGATAGATGAGAACATACGGAAATTAGGTTTTGGAACTAAATTATTATTAGAAATTGAGAAAATAGCTATTGAAAAAGAATGTGATTTTATAAAAGTAGATACTTTGAGTTTTCAAGCACTGGGTTTCTATGAGAAGAATGGCTATCAAATGTTTGGGTGTCTAGATAACGTAGGGAGAGATTATAAACATTACTATCTTAAAAAGGATTTAAAGAATTTTTAA
- a CDS encoding YdhK family protein, with translation MKRYRLIVGLVSMFVLFVLAACSSETEETNPEENTGTKTESNTEEEMESSTNEDMEGMDHSEMNMSSSGEIPEGVKEAENPTYDVGNQAIIETDHMEGMNGAEATIVGAYDTTVYTVSYNPTTGGEKIKDHKWVIHEELESPGEAPLEPGTEVILKANHMEGMNGATAEIDSAEETTVYMVDFVPTTGGEEVTNHRWVTESELSPVE, from the coding sequence ATGAAAAGGTATAGACTAATAGTAGGACTTGTCTCTATGTTCGTGTTATTTGTATTGGCAGCTTGTTCCAGTGAAACAGAAGAAACGAATCCTGAAGAAAACACAGGTACCAAAACTGAGTCCAACACAGAAGAGGAAATGGAATCTAGTACAAATGAAGACATGGAAGGTATGGACCATTCAGAAATGAATATGTCCAGCTCTGGAGAAATTCCAGAAGGAGTGAAAGAAGCTGAGAATCCAACATATGATGTTGGGAATCAAGCAATTATAGAAACAGATCATATGGAAGGTATGAATGGTGCTGAAGCAACGATTGTTGGTGCTTATGATACTACAGTTTATACTGTTTCCTATAATCCTACAACTGGTGGAGAAAAAATTAAAGATCATAAATGGGTAATTCACGAAGAATTAGAAAGTCCTGGTGAAGCACCGTTAGAACCTGGTACAGAAGTAATCCTAAAAGCAAATCATATGGAAGGTATGAATGGCGCAACCGCCGAAATTGATTCTGCGGAAGAAACAACTGTCTATATGGTTGATTTTGTTCCCACTACTGGTGGAGAGGAAGTAACAAATCACAGATGGGTTACAGAAAGTGAATTATCACCAGTTGAATAA
- a CDS encoding four-helix bundle copper-binding protein produces the protein MSHEQHQELIQSLHECAVACNHCYGACLKEEDIKMMTECIRLDRECADICSFLEQALSKNTPFVSELASVCAKICESCGNECKKHNHEHCQKCADACFKCAEACKNVA, from the coding sequence ATGTCACATGAACAACACCAAGAACTAATCCAGTCATTACATGAGTGTGCAGTAGCGTGTAATCATTGTTATGGTGCATGCCTGAAAGAGGAAGACATCAAGATGATGACAGAGTGTATACGATTGGACAGAGAATGTGCTGACATTTGCTCTTTTTTAGAACAGGCCTTATCAAAAAACACACCATTTGTTTCTGAATTAGCCTCCGTATGTGCTAAAATTTGCGAATCATGTGGGAACGAATGCAAAAAGCATAATCACGAACACTGTCAGAAATGTGCTGATGCTTGCTTCAAATGTGCAGAAGCTTGTAAAAATGTTGCCTAA
- a CDS encoding metal-sensing transcriptional repressor, which translates to MDKFLHEHPITPRTKDEQQAIINRLKRIEGQVRGVQKMVDEDRYCVDILVQISAIQAALKNVGFSITERHIKHCVSDAIQSGEGNETIDELMSVMKQFSK; encoded by the coding sequence ATGGATAAATTCTTACATGAACACCCAATTACTCCAAGAACGAAAGATGAACAACAAGCAATCATTAACCGTTTGAAGAGAATCGAAGGTCAGGTTCGTGGAGTTCAGAAGATGGTTGATGAAGATCGCTATTGCGTAGATATATTAGTTCAAATTAGTGCCATTCAAGCTGCACTTAAAAATGTTGGATTTTCTATTACTGAGCGACATATCAAACATTGTGTAAGTGATGCTATTCAATCAGGGGAAGGTAATGAAACAATTGATGAATTAATGAGTGTGATGAAGCAGTTTTCTAAATAA
- a CDS encoding heavy metal translocating P-type ATPase: MSEINHATLGITGMTCAACSSRIEKTLNKMDGVEAQVNLTTEKATVDYDSEKTSIEDITKKIENAGYGVLIEKTELDVFGMTCAACSNRIEKVLNKQEGVKLATVNLTTETASIEYNPGLTDTKALIEKIKNVGYDAKPKAEAAEKQTHKEKEIKNMKTKLVVSAVLSVPLLLTMLVHLFNLTIPDIFMNPWFQFALATPVQFIIGWQFYVGAFKNLKNGGANMDVLVALGTSAAYFYSLFEAFKTIGNPEYMPHLYFETSAVLITLILFGKYLEARAKSQTTNALSSLLNLQAKEARIIRNGQEIMIPVEEVVVGDWLVVKPGEKIPVDGIVIKGRTSVDESMITGESIPIEKDVDATVIGSTINKNGSIQMEATKVGKDTALASIVKIVEDAQGSKAPIQRLADVISGYFVPIVVGIAILTFIAWIVFVEPGQFEPALVAAIAVLVIACPCALGLATPTSIMVGTGKAAENGILFKGGEHLERTHQLEAIVLDKTGTITKGKPEVTNFTGDEEALQLLASAEKGSEHPLAEAIVAYATEHDIDLFEVDSFNAIPGQGIEAMISNNTILVGNRKLMQECQIEVGGAEQEVVDYEVDGKTAMLIAINGEYRGIVAVADTIKETAPQAIRELKEQGLEVIMLTGDNERTAQAIAKQVGINQVIAQVLPEEKADKVKEIQVKGKKVAMVGDGVNDAPALAIADIGIAIGTGTDVAIEAADVTILGGELLLIPKAIKISHMTIRNIRQNLFWAFGYNIAGIPVAAIGLLAPWIAGAAMALSSVSVVSNSLRLKRVKL; this comes from the coding sequence ATGAGCGAAATAAATCATGCAACACTTGGAATTACAGGAATGACCTGTGCTGCATGTTCCAGCCGTATTGAAAAAACTTTAAATAAAATGGATGGAGTAGAAGCACAAGTTAATTTAACGACAGAAAAAGCAACCGTAGATTATGATTCAGAGAAAACTTCCATAGAAGACATTACGAAGAAAATTGAAAATGCCGGCTACGGTGTTTTAATAGAAAAAACAGAATTAGATGTCTTTGGAATGACCTGTGCTGCCTGTTCGAATCGAATTGAAAAGGTATTGAATAAGCAAGAAGGGGTAAAGCTTGCAACTGTTAACTTAACAACAGAAACAGCATCCATAGAATATAACCCTGGACTCACAGATACGAAAGCATTAATTGAGAAAATCAAAAATGTGGGTTATGATGCGAAACCTAAAGCGGAAGCAGCGGAAAAGCAAACACATAAAGAAAAAGAAATTAAAAATATGAAGACAAAATTAGTTGTTTCAGCAGTGTTATCTGTACCGCTATTATTAACCATGTTGGTTCATTTATTTAATCTGACAATACCGGATATATTCATGAATCCTTGGTTCCAATTTGCTTTAGCAACACCAGTTCAATTTATCATCGGCTGGCAATTTTATGTTGGTGCCTTTAAGAACCTGAAAAATGGTGGAGCCAATATGGATGTATTAGTTGCATTAGGTACAAGTGCTGCCTATTTCTATAGTTTATTCGAAGCATTTAAGACCATCGGCAATCCCGAATATATGCCTCACTTATACTTTGAAACAAGTGCTGTATTAATCACATTGATTTTATTTGGTAAGTATTTGGAGGCAAGAGCAAAAAGCCAGACAACGAATGCCCTATCCTCGTTGCTTAATTTACAGGCTAAAGAAGCTCGCATTATAAGAAATGGTCAAGAAATTATGATTCCAGTTGAGGAAGTTGTCGTTGGTGACTGGCTGGTGGTAAAACCTGGAGAGAAAATACCAGTTGACGGTATAGTTATAAAGGGAAGAACATCTGTCGATGAATCGATGATTACTGGAGAATCTATCCCAATTGAAAAGGATGTTGACGCGACTGTTATCGGTTCGACGATAAACAAAAATGGCTCGATTCAAATGGAAGCGACAAAAGTAGGTAAGGATACTGCCCTTGCATCGATTGTGAAAATAGTCGAGGATGCACAAGGATCGAAAGCACCAATTCAACGACTAGCTGATGTTATATCTGGCTATTTCGTACCGATAGTTGTAGGAATTGCCATTCTAACATTTATTGCATGGATAGTGTTTGTAGAGCCTGGTCAATTTGAACCTGCTTTAGTCGCAGCAATAGCTGTACTTGTTATTGCCTGTCCTTGTGCTTTGGGGCTTGCAACACCAACATCCATTATGGTTGGTACGGGAAAGGCTGCAGAGAACGGAATTCTTTTTAAAGGTGGAGAACACCTAGAAAGAACGCATCAGTTAGAGGCAATCGTTCTTGATAAAACAGGTACCATCACAAAAGGTAAACCTGAAGTAACAAACTTTACAGGTGATGAGGAAGCATTACAGTTACTTGCAAGTGCGGAAAAAGGTTCAGAGCATCCACTTGCAGAAGCAATTGTTGCTTATGCAACGGAGCATGATATTGATTTATTTGAAGTAGATAGTTTCAATGCTATACCTGGGCAAGGTATCGAAGCTATGATTTCAAATAATACTATTCTTGTTGGTAATCGGAAATTAATGCAAGAGTGCCAAATTGAAGTTGGTGGTGCGGAACAAGAAGTGGTCGATTACGAAGTGGATGGAAAAACTGCTATGCTAATTGCTATTAATGGTGAGTATCGAGGAATTGTTGCTGTTGCAGACACGATTAAAGAGACAGCACCACAAGCGATTAGAGAGCTAAAAGAGCAGGGCCTGGAAGTTATCATGTTAACAGGAGATAATGAGAGGACTGCCCAAGCAATTGCAAAACAGGTTGGCATTAATCAAGTAATCGCCCAAGTATTACCTGAAGAAAAAGCGGATAAAGTAAAGGAAATTCAGGTTAAAGGTAAAAAAGTTGCAATGGTTGGAGATGGGGTAAATGATGCACCTGCATTAGCAATCGCTGATATTGGAATTGCAATTGGTACAGGAACAGACGTGGCAATTGAAGCTGCAGACGTTACAATTCTTGGTGGTGAACTATTGCTCATACCGAAAGCAATTAAGATCAGCCATATGACGATTAGAAATATCCGTCAAAACCTCTTCTGGGCATTCGGCTACAATATAGCAGGAATCCCGGTTGCAGCAATCGGACTGCTTGCACCATGGATTGCAGGTGCAGCAATGGCATTAAGTTCGGTAAGTGTGGTTTCTAACTCACTTCGCTTAAAACGAGTGAAACTATAG
- the copZ gene encoding copper chaperone CopZ yields MEKTLMVQGMSCGHCKASVEGALKKLDGVSAAEVNLESSNVEITYDEAKVSLKNMKEAIEEQGYDVEA; encoded by the coding sequence ATGGAAAAAACATTAATGGTACAAGGCATGTCATGTGGCCATTGCAAAGCGTCAGTAGAAGGTGCATTAAAAAAATTAGATGGTGTATCAGCTGCTGAAGTTAATTTAGAATCTAGTAATGTAGAAATTACTTATGATGAAGCAAAAGTTTCATTGAAAAATATGAAAGAAGCTATTGAAGAACAAGGCTATGATGTTGAAGCCTAG
- the yjfP gene encoding esterase, with translation MIGIIKENVNSIPSLVVVDSNKKKEALPMITYFHGFTSAKEHNLDIAFLLAEKGFRVVLPDSKMHGERDTTTSIIQRTIGFWDIVMQNVKELSEIRDYYEQKKLILDGRFGVAGTSMGGITTSAALTQYPWIKTAAVLMGSPRITTFAKQLINNYKKVMDLPVTDVMIENLYVQLEHYDLSTQIEKLNQRPVLFWHGDKDQVVPFDHSYSFYEEARKLYDKQENIKFIKEINCDHKVSRHAILETIKWFEQHL, from the coding sequence GTGATTGGGATAATAAAGGAGAACGTAAATTCCATACCAAGTTTGGTTGTAGTTGATTCGAATAAGAAAAAAGAAGCATTACCAATGATTACTTATTTTCATGGATTTACGAGTGCGAAGGAACATAATTTAGATATCGCATTTCTACTAGCTGAAAAAGGTTTTCGTGTTGTACTTCCAGACAGTAAAATGCATGGAGAAAGAGACACAACAACATCAATCATTCAAAGGACAATCGGTTTCTGGGATATAGTGATGCAAAATGTAAAAGAACTTTCAGAGATTCGGGATTATTATGAGCAGAAAAAGCTCATCTTAGATGGTAGATTTGGTGTAGCCGGAACGAGTATGGGAGGAATTACAACCTCTGCAGCATTGACACAATACCCTTGGATTAAAACTGCAGCCGTCCTAATGGGCTCTCCACGAATAACGACGTTTGCTAAGCAATTAATTAATAATTATAAGAAGGTAATGGATCTTCCAGTTACAGACGTGATGATTGAAAATTTATATGTACAGCTTGAGCATTATGATTTATCGACACAGATTGAGAAGCTGAATCAACGTCCAGTTTTATTTTGGCATGGTGATAAAGACCAGGTTGTGCCGTTTGACCATTCGTACTCGTTCTATGAAGAGGCAAGGAAGCTATATGACAAACAAGAAAATATCAAGTTTATTAAAGAAATAAATTGTGATCATAAAGTAAGTAGACATGCTATTTTGGAAACGATAAAATGGTTTGAACAGCACCTGTAA